One part of the Flavobacterium johnsoniae UW101 genome encodes these proteins:
- a CDS encoding glycoside hydrolase family 97 protein yields MRLSKKTAFLFFIFLSTFWLQAQEITSPDKNLSLKFELKEGGIPSYQLSYKQKPVIKPSSLGLELQNNASFMDGFTITNTAQSSVDENWNPVLGEEKTIRNHYNELVVTLAQAKNNNRFIRIRFRLFNDGLGFRYEFPKQNDLNYFVIKEERTEFQLAGNHKIFWIPGDYDTNEYAYTTSKISEIPSLMKKATIEINAQQPIKELSVQTPSMMKSDDGLYINIHEAGLINYPAMYLEVDAKTNKMTSHLAPDAVGAKGYMQTDTQTPWRTIVVSDKAADILASKLILNLNEPTSYKDVSWIKPVKYIGIWWEYFVAGRSTWAFGKENNVKMTDDFTKLTPNGKHGATTERAKEYIDFASKNGFDAILIEGWNIGWEDWIGNWKEDVFDFVTAYPDFDVKAVHVYAASKGVKIIMHHETSGSATNYERRLDRAFQFMNDNGYDAVKTGYVGQIIPRGEHHDGQWMVNHYINVAKRAADYKIMINSHEAVRPTGLNRTFPNWIAQESARGTEFESMGGLAPDHTTILPFTRLMGGPMDYTPGIFQTDLSYYGTGSSQRVNTTLVKQLAYYVTMYSPLQMAADIPGNYERFPDAFQFIKDVAVDWDNSYILEAEPGDYITIARKAKSKNEWFIGGITDENARTANISFDYLPAGKNFVATIYADAKDANWNQNPQKYTVTKVIVNSKSKLKQYLAPGGGAAISIKEGTASDLKGLKKL; encoded by the coding sequence ATGCGTTTGAGCAAAAAAACAGCGTTTTTATTTTTTATATTCCTAAGTACATTTTGGCTTCAGGCACAAGAAATAACTTCGCCAGACAAAAATCTTTCTCTAAAATTTGAATTAAAAGAAGGCGGCATTCCGTCTTACCAATTATCATACAAACAGAAACCGGTTATTAAACCAAGTTCTTTAGGTTTAGAACTTCAAAACAACGCTTCGTTTATGGATGGTTTTACCATTACAAACACAGCTCAGTCTTCTGTTGATGAAAATTGGAATCCGGTTTTAGGAGAAGAAAAAACAATTCGCAATCATTACAACGAATTGGTTGTCACTTTAGCTCAGGCAAAAAACAACAATAGATTTATCCGCATTCGTTTCCGTTTATTCAACGACGGATTGGGATTTAGATATGAATTTCCTAAACAAAATGACCTGAATTATTTTGTAATTAAAGAAGAGCGCACCGAATTTCAATTGGCAGGAAATCATAAAATTTTCTGGATTCCGGGAGATTATGATACCAACGAATACGCTTATACAACTTCGAAGATTTCAGAAATTCCTTCGCTGATGAAAAAAGCAACAATTGAAATCAATGCACAGCAGCCAATCAAAGAATTGTCTGTACAAACACCATCAATGATGAAATCTGATGACGGTTTATACATCAACATTCACGAAGCAGGATTAATCAATTATCCGGCAATGTACCTTGAAGTTGATGCCAAAACCAACAAAATGACAAGTCATTTGGCACCAGATGCCGTTGGTGCAAAAGGATATATGCAGACTGATACTCAAACGCCTTGGAGAACCATTGTAGTAAGCGATAAAGCAGCCGATATTTTAGCTTCAAAACTAATTTTAAACCTTAACGAACCAACAAGTTACAAAGATGTTTCATGGATTAAACCTGTGAAATACATTGGAATTTGGTGGGAATATTTCGTGGCAGGAAGAAGTACTTGGGCTTTTGGAAAAGAAAACAACGTAAAAATGACGGATGATTTCACCAAACTTACTCCAAACGGAAAACACGGAGCTACAACAGAACGCGCAAAAGAATACATTGATTTTGCTTCTAAAAATGGCTTTGATGCAATTCTTATTGAAGGCTGGAACATTGGCTGGGAAGACTGGATTGGCAACTGGAAAGAAGACGTTTTTGATTTCGTAACCGCATATCCAGATTTTGATGTAAAAGCAGTTCATGTTTATGCAGCTTCAAAAGGTGTAAAAATTATCATGCACCATGAAACTTCAGGATCGGCAACCAATTACGAACGTCGTTTGGATCGTGCTTTTCAATTTATGAACGATAACGGTTATGATGCCGTAAAAACAGGTTACGTAGGACAAATTATTCCTCGCGGCGAACATCATGACGGACAATGGATGGTAAATCATTACATCAATGTTGCCAAACGTGCTGCCGATTATAAAATTATGATTAACAGTCACGAAGCCGTTCGTCCAACGGGATTAAACCGTACTTTTCCAAACTGGATTGCTCAGGAATCAGCGCGCGGTACTGAGTTCGAATCTATGGGTGGATTAGCTCCGGATCATACTACAATTTTACCATTTACCCGTTTAATGGGAGGTCCAATGGATTATACGCCTGGAATTTTCCAGACCGATCTTTCGTATTACGGAACAGGAAGTTCACAACGAGTAAACACAACTTTAGTAAAACAATTGGCTTATTATGTAACCATGTACAGTCCGCTGCAAATGGCTGCTGATATTCCGGGGAATTATGAGCGTTTTCCTGATGCATTTCAGTTCATTAAAGACGTTGCTGTAGATTGGGACAACAGTTATATTCTGGAAGCTGAACCTGGAGATTATATTACAATTGCACGTAAAGCAAAAAGCAAAAACGAATGGTTTATTGGCGGAATTACAGATGAAAATGCCAGAACAGCAAACATTTCATTTGATTATTTACCTGCAGGAAAAAATTTCGTTGCCACTATTTATGCCGATGCTAAAGATGCCAATTGGAATCAGAATCCACAGAAGTATACCGTTACTAAAGTTATTGTAAACTCAAAAAGCAAACTGAAGCAATATTTAGCTCCGGGCGGTGGTGCTGCCATCAGCATTAAAGAAGGAACTGCTTCAGATTTAAAAGGATTGAAAAAGTTATAA
- a CDS encoding alpha-amylase family glycosyl hydrolase — protein sequence MKSNIKIVYILLLALAFISCSSSDDDNKTPDSPYTQYGAPFEKMPKKEDAIIYQVNIRAFSQAGTLKGVQERLSQIQELGANVIYLMPIYPVGKEKASGELGSPYAVKDYKAVNPDFGTLQDLQALVEEAHKKNIAVVLDWVANHTAWDNAWITQHKDWYQQDASGNIIIPPGTNYNDVAQLNFNNTEMKDAMIDAMSYWVYNANIDGFRCDYADFVPNNFWADAISKLRKIKKNQTILMLAEGSKYNHFASGFDYTFGFNFFSTLEKLFKENKSAVTIQESNTTEYANNYNPENRVVRYTSNHDVNLSDGTPLELFGGRNGSIATFVVAAYLKSVPMIYNGQEIGYNKRLNYFAKTPIDWTTADNEMLAEYKKIIAFRNTSKAIKSGEYTGYSSDAVSAFTMEKDTEKVFVLSNLTSSAVKHLIPNTLKGNWKDAFTGASVTVGADINLQPFQYIILKN from the coding sequence ATGAAATCAAATATAAAGATCGTTTATATACTGCTGCTGGCATTGGCTTTTATTTCCTGCAGTTCTTCTGATGACGATAACAAAACGCCGGATTCTCCTTATACACAATATGGAGCGCCATTTGAAAAAATGCCCAAAAAAGAAGACGCCATAATCTATCAGGTAAACATTCGTGCTTTTAGTCAGGCAGGAACATTAAAAGGAGTTCAGGAAAGACTTTCTCAAATTCAGGAACTTGGTGCAAATGTGATTTACTTAATGCCCATTTATCCTGTTGGAAAAGAAAAAGCATCTGGCGAATTAGGGTCTCCTTATGCTGTTAAAGATTATAAAGCCGTAAATCCAGATTTTGGAACTTTACAGGACCTTCAGGCTTTAGTTGAAGAAGCACACAAGAAAAATATAGCTGTAGTTTTAGACTGGGTTGCCAATCATACTGCATGGGACAATGCCTGGATTACACAGCATAAAGACTGGTATCAGCAGGATGCGAGCGGCAATATCATTATTCCGCCGGGAACAAATTACAATGACGTAGCGCAGTTAAATTTCAATAATACTGAAATGAAAGATGCTATGATCGATGCCATGTCGTATTGGGTTTATAATGCCAATATTGACGGTTTTAGATGCGATTATGCAGATTTTGTTCCGAACAATTTCTGGGCAGATGCCATTTCAAAGCTTCGAAAAATCAAGAAGAACCAGACTATTTTAATGCTGGCTGAAGGTTCAAAATACAACCATTTTGCATCAGGTTTTGATTATACGTTTGGATTCAATTTCTTCAGCACTCTGGAAAAACTTTTCAAAGAAAACAAATCAGCTGTAACTATTCAGGAATCTAATACAACTGAATATGCCAACAATTACAATCCAGAAAACAGAGTCGTACGATACACAAGTAATCATGACGTTAACCTTTCTGACGGAACGCCGTTAGAACTTTTTGGAGGCAGAAACGGATCTATCGCGACGTTTGTTGTTGCTGCGTATTTAAAATCGGTTCCAATGATTTATAACGGACAGGAAATTGGATACAATAAAAGATTAAATTATTTTGCTAAAACACCAATCGACTGGACTACTGCTGATAATGAAATGCTGGCTGAATACAAAAAAATCATCGCCTTTAGAAACACAAGCAAAGCCATTAAATCAGGAGAATACACAGGTTACAGCAGTGATGCCGTAAGTGCTTTTACTATGGAAAAAGACACTGAAAAAGTTTTTGTGCTTTCTAATTTAACCAGTTCTGCAGTAAAACATCTTATTCCAAATACTTTAAAAGGAAACTGGAAAGATGCATTTACCGGAGCGTCTGTAACTGTGGGTGCAGATATAAATTTACAGCCTTTTCAATACATAATATTGAAAAATTAA
- a CDS encoding SusE domain-containing protein, producing MKKYINKLFLLGSLLFLAASCESEGVVTTLQSVSFPSAIEVSSTSIVLKEDTSDDAALLVSWPKVTFPIAAPVTYAVQFDLTTDIKGSEAWLHAKRIVVGEDVLSKSFTGAELNKIATDLGLKTDVSGELVIRVEAAMDHKVYSAPITINVTPYLKTVVMGEIYMPGSYQGEWDVETAATLNEIQLGVYQGYMTLAPDRDPIFKFNKARNWAQFYGAGNTNFDLKNMSDANFVLPGAGSYQIKVNLNTLKWSSTPYSWGIVGTSQAGGWDNSTPMSYDHQTKTWKITANLVTGALKFRLNNSWTINYGPADPSTNTINLDNGGAYDIPEAGVYEVTFKIDEVDPLSNGYPKTATCTIVKK from the coding sequence ATGAAAAAATATATCAATAAATTATTCTTACTGGGAAGCCTGCTTTTTTTAGCAGCTTCCTGTGAAAGTGAAGGCGTAGTAACGACACTCCAATCTGTAAGTTTTCCTTCTGCAATTGAAGTATCATCGACTTCAATAGTTCTTAAAGAAGATACTTCAGATGATGCTGCCTTACTGGTGTCCTGGCCAAAAGTTACGTTTCCAATTGCAGCACCGGTTACTTATGCCGTACAATTTGATTTAACTACAGATATTAAAGGAAGTGAAGCATGGCTGCATGCCAAACGAATTGTTGTAGGCGAAGATGTTTTAAGCAAATCATTTACCGGAGCAGAATTAAATAAAATTGCCACCGATTTAGGTCTTAAAACAGATGTTTCGGGAGAATTAGTAATTCGTGTAGAAGCGGCTATGGATCATAAAGTGTACTCTGCTCCTATTACCATAAATGTTACTCCTTACCTGAAAACTGTTGTTATGGGCGAAATTTATATGCCGGGAAGTTATCAGGGAGAATGGGATGTAGAAACAGCCGCAACATTGAATGAAATTCAATTGGGAGTGTATCAAGGATATATGACTCTTGCACCAGACAGAGATCCTATTTTTAAATTTAATAAAGCCAGAAACTGGGCTCAATTCTACGGTGCGGGTAATACAAATTTTGATTTGAAAAACATGAGCGATGCCAACTTTGTACTTCCGGGAGCAGGCTCTTATCAAATAAAAGTAAATTTAAATACTTTAAAATGGAGCTCAACGCCTTATTCATGGGGAATTGTTGGAACTTCTCAAGCCGGAGGTTGGGACAACAGTACACCTATGAGTTACGACCATCAAACTAAAACATGGAAAATTACTGCCAATTTAGTAACAGGAGCATTAAAATTTAGACTAAACAATAGTTGGACTATCAATTATGGACCAGCAGATCCTTCAACAAACACAATTAACCTGGATAATGGAGGTGCTTATGACATCCCAGAAGCGGGAGTTTACGAAGTAACTTTCAAAATTGATGAAGTAGATCCTTTAAGCAATGGTTACCCAAAAACTGCAACTTGTACGATAGTTAAAAAATAA
- a CDS encoding RagB/SusD family nutrient uptake outer membrane protein, whose translation MKIKNIVAAGSVCFLTLFSCTDINENIYDKYQPDSFYGTPEGANIALASVYAEIPGDFERKGVPGVGYAGADNGWYDMNCMSSDEQVIPHRNDGNWQQDFARLHKHEWLPSEFIINNTWNWLYKSVFNANLAVELLEKSNADPSKIAEAKVLRAFFYYLLIDDFGNVPFYTDNNITVDKIPQASRKEVFDFIVKELTDNVELLSVTKGGNYYGRFNKWAGYTLLAKVYLNAEVYTGEAKWTECLAACNKVSEGGFTLHSGEANDASPLKNKYYELFGDVLPDDETILPIYATLDVVSRNVYAVRSVYGPQGTNMFGLSGWNGTIVPKDFYLKYAANDIRRNQFLVGEQPGGFNYTLEVASLDNPGAAPQAGVRNVKFYPAGVKSGGGASNDFPIYRYADVILMMAECNARLGNPAAAKPFIDQIRQRAGLDALDHNPTLDDIYNERGFELNWEGHRRQDMIRFDKFLLANEFRPASPAYRKLFPIPTSALDANRGLKQNPGY comes from the coding sequence ATGAAAATTAAAAATATAGTAGCAGCAGGAAGCGTATGTTTCCTAACACTTTTCAGCTGTACAGATATCAACGAAAATATATACGACAAATATCAGCCGGACAGTTTTTATGGAACACCGGAAGGAGCTAATATTGCTCTTGCGAGTGTTTATGCCGAAATTCCGGGAGACTTTGAACGTAAAGGCGTACCTGGTGTAGGTTATGCCGGAGCAGATAACGGCTGGTACGACATGAACTGTATGTCATCAGATGAGCAGGTAATTCCGCATAGAAATGACGGAAACTGGCAGCAGGATTTTGCGCGTTTGCACAAACACGAATGGCTGCCTTCTGAATTCATTATCAACAATACCTGGAACTGGTTATACAAATCTGTTTTCAATGCCAATTTAGCTGTCGAGCTATTAGAAAAATCAAATGCCGATCCTTCAAAAATTGCCGAAGCTAAAGTATTACGAGCTTTCTTTTATTATTTATTGATTGATGATTTTGGTAATGTACCTTTTTACACGGACAACAATATTACCGTTGATAAAATTCCACAGGCAAGCCGTAAGGAAGTTTTTGATTTTATAGTTAAAGAACTAACAGATAACGTAGAATTACTTTCGGTAACAAAAGGCGGTAATTATTATGGAAGATTCAACAAATGGGCAGGTTATACTTTATTAGCAAAAGTATATTTGAATGCTGAAGTATATACCGGAGAAGCAAAATGGACTGAATGTTTAGCGGCCTGCAACAAAGTGAGCGAAGGCGGTTTTACGCTGCATTCAGGTGAGGCAAACGATGCCAGTCCATTAAAGAATAAATATTATGAGTTATTTGGAGATGTGCTTCCAGATGATGAAACTATTCTTCCTATTTATGCTACGCTTGACGTTGTTTCTCGTAATGTTTATGCAGTTCGAAGTGTATACGGTCCGCAGGGTACAAATATGTTTGGATTAAGCGGCTGGAACGGAACTATTGTCCCAAAAGATTTCTACTTAAAATATGCAGCAAATGATATCCGAAGAAACCAATTTTTGGTTGGAGAACAGCCGGGAGGATTCAATTATACACTTGAGGTTGCTTCATTAGACAATCCGGGAGCTGCTCCTCAGGCGGGAGTTCGTAACGTTAAATTTTATCCTGCAGGGGTTAAAAGCGGTGGCGGCGCTTCAAATGATTTTCCTATTTATAGATATGCTGATGTAATTTTAATGATGGCTGAATGTAATGCGCGTTTAGGAAATCCTGCCGCTGCAAAACCTTTTATAGACCAAATCAGACAACGTGCAGGTTTAGACGCTCTAGACCACAATCCTACTCTTGATGATATCTACAACGAAAGAGGATTTGAATTAAACTGGGAAGGCCACAGAAGACAAGACATGATTCGTTTTGACAAATTTTTATTAGCAAACGAGTTTAGACCAGCATCTCCTGCTTACCGAAAATTGTTCCCAATTCCAACATCTGCTTTAGATGCTAATCGCGGACTTAAACAAAACCCAGGTTACTAA
- a CDS encoding TonB-dependent receptor, translating to MKLTTLLLLVAMFNIRGNTYAQKTKVTLELNNSTIEKVIETIEQKTDFRFIYKLNDIDLDRTVSISVKDQSIYVVLDKLFKGTLTEFKIRDTQIILKKPELKTEVIKFQKQTVTGIITDENGLPLPGASVIEEGTKNGMVTDFDGKYKLTVESSQSVIIVSFVGYKEKKVTANQTVINIQLFPDATDLQEIVVVGYGTAAKKDVTGAVSSIAAKDMNQGAIVNPLQLISGKAAGVNITQIGSEPGSGPSVRIRGISSLIGGNDPLVVVDGIQGNMDLLNQVPPSEIESIDVLKDASATAVYGSRGAPGVIIVTTKKNKAGKTTIEYTGSTSVDFIPKKLDMLNADQWWQTAQSVGVPASSNHGSNTNWYGLLTETGITQTHTLSFGGGTDKFNYRASITAIMQDGVVINSSNQKYIGRIQATQLALNDKLKLTFNLNSGVNNITSSIGSIGTVAYTSNLITNALLARPTDPVYNTDGTYFTDPTVFHYLNPYAAAQEVTNERQEDNLFGSLKADLDLGKGFSANWFGSWRKTNYTAGYYMPAESTDFNAVEQHGFANIDNKKQNEKLTNLSLTYKKTFGIHSFNALALYEWQSQTYQGNYTQARGFISDEATYNALQFGDLSKVRTGDIRSYKNDRSLVSYLGRLNYSLLDRYLLTASIRRDGSSVFGTNNKWGNFPSVSVAWQINKEPFMMNQTLFSELKLRAGYGETGNQQGLYPQTSLPLVDSAGNIYFGGSIITNFGISQNANADLKWETKKQTNIGLDFALLDNRLRGSIDVYDSRTDNLLFDYTVPQPPYPYNKIKANVGSISNKGLEAALAYDVIRTDNSTLTLAGNVSFMKNEVLNLSGSINGIPLNTNFVNWGAPNSLLVQGKPIGSFYILESTGTNENGVETVKDRDGDGKIDQGATSPDRYYAGSALPTYTFAFNPSYRYKNFDASMLVRGSGGNKIYNNLNQRLSMLENTGSSNVLASAVDRGIFSSPYGSDAWLEDGSFIRLENVTAGYTFRFTDKYVDSVRLSLTGNNLLLITDYTGVDPELNISGSGDPNDNFGGDKGIYPRTRSVAFGLTVKFK from the coding sequence TTGAAACTAACTACTCTACTTCTTTTGGTCGCCATGTTTAATATTAGAGGGAATACTTATGCCCAAAAAACAAAAGTTACTCTTGAACTAAACAATTCAACAATCGAAAAGGTTATTGAGACCATTGAACAAAAAACTGACTTTAGATTTATTTACAAATTGAACGATATCGACTTAGATCGTACGGTTTCGATTTCTGTAAAAGATCAGTCTATATATGTCGTTTTAGACAAACTTTTTAAAGGAACGCTGACTGAATTTAAAATCAGGGATACTCAAATTATCCTCAAAAAACCGGAACTTAAAACTGAAGTTATTAAGTTTCAAAAACAAACCGTTACCGGAATTATTACCGATGAAAATGGTCTGCCTTTACCCGGCGCTTCTGTTATCGAAGAAGGAACAAAAAACGGAATGGTAACTGATTTTGACGGAAAATACAAACTTACTGTAGAAAGCAGCCAATCGGTTATTATTGTCTCTTTTGTGGGGTACAAAGAGAAAAAAGTAACGGCTAATCAAACGGTAATAAACATTCAGCTTTTTCCAGACGCTACAGATTTACAGGAAATTGTTGTTGTAGGTTACGGTACAGCTGCTAAAAAAGATGTAACGGGAGCGGTTTCTTCAATCGCTGCAAAAGACATGAATCAGGGTGCCATTGTAAATCCTCTGCAATTAATTTCTGGTAAAGCAGCCGGGGTTAATATTACGCAAATAGGCAGTGAACCGGGTTCTGGACCAAGTGTTCGTATTCGCGGTATTTCGTCTTTAATTGGGGGAAACGATCCTTTGGTGGTTGTAGATGGAATTCAGGGAAATATGGATTTGCTAAACCAGGTTCCGCCAAGTGAAATTGAAAGCATAGATGTTTTAAAAGATGCTTCGGCTACTGCTGTTTATGGATCAAGAGGAGCACCTGGAGTTATCATTGTTACAACTAAGAAAAACAAAGCAGGAAAAACTACAATAGAATATACTGGTTCTACATCTGTAGATTTTATCCCGAAAAAACTAGACATGCTTAATGCTGACCAATGGTGGCAGACTGCTCAAAGTGTAGGCGTTCCGGCATCTTCTAATCACGGTTCAAACACGAATTGGTATGGTCTTTTGACTGAAACCGGAATTACACAGACTCATACTTTGTCTTTTGGAGGCGGAACTGATAAATTTAATTACAGAGCTTCTATAACGGCTATTATGCAGGATGGTGTTGTAATTAATTCGAGTAACCAAAAATACATTGGACGCATTCAGGCGACACAATTGGCTTTAAATGATAAATTAAAACTAACCTTTAATTTAAACAGCGGTGTAAATAATATCACAAGCAGCATTGGAAGTATCGGAACAGTTGCTTATACATCAAACTTAATTACAAATGCGTTATTAGCAAGACCAACAGATCCTGTTTATAATACTGATGGAACGTATTTTACAGATCCAACTGTGTTTCATTATTTAAATCCTTATGCAGCTGCGCAAGAAGTAACAAATGAAAGACAAGAAGATAATTTATTTGGAAGCTTAAAAGCTGATTTGGATTTAGGAAAAGGTTTTTCAGCAAACTGGTTTGGAAGCTGGAGAAAAACAAACTATACAGCAGGTTATTATATGCCGGCAGAATCAACAGATTTTAATGCAGTTGAACAGCATGGTTTTGCCAATATAGATAATAAGAAACAAAACGAAAAATTAACCAATTTAAGTCTTACCTATAAAAAAACTTTCGGAATCCACAGCTTTAATGCTTTGGCTTTATACGAATGGCAAAGTCAGACTTATCAGGGAAATTATACACAGGCTAGAGGTTTTATAAGTGACGAAGCTACTTACAATGCGCTTCAGTTTGGCGATTTGTCTAAAGTAAGAACCGGAGATATCAGATCTTATAAAAATGACAGATCATTGGTTTCTTATTTAGGAAGATTAAACTACTCTTTATTAGATCGTTATTTACTTACAGCAAGTATCAGACGTGATGGTTCATCTGTATTTGGCACCAATAACAAATGGGGGAATTTCCCTTCTGTATCTGTGGCATGGCAGATTAACAAAGAGCCTTTTATGATGAATCAGACTTTATTCAGCGAATTAAAACTACGTGCAGGTTATGGTGAAACTGGTAATCAGCAGGGTCTTTATCCGCAGACTTCACTGCCGTTAGTAGACAGTGCCGGAAATATTTATTTTGGAGGATCTATTATTACAAATTTTGGTATTTCTCAAAATGCAAATGCTGATTTGAAATGGGAAACTAAAAAACAAACCAATATTGGACTTGATTTTGCTCTTTTAGATAATCGATTAAGAGGAAGCATCGATGTTTACGATTCGAGAACAGATAATCTTCTATTCGATTATACTGTACCTCAGCCTCCTTATCCGTACAATAAAATCAAAGCCAATGTAGGAAGCATTTCAAACAAAGGTTTAGAAGCAGCTCTTGCTTATGATGTTATTAGAACAGATAACAGCACACTGACATTAGCAGGAAATGTATCTTTTATGAAAAATGAAGTGCTTAATTTAAGCGGCAGTATTAACGGTATTCCTTTAAATACAAACTTCGTAAACTGGGGAGCGCCAAATTCTTTATTAGTACAGGGAAAACCAATTGGTTCCTTCTATATTTTAGAAAGTACCGGTACAAATGAAAATGGTGTCGAAACCGTAAAAGACCGCGATGGAGACGGTAAAATCGATCAGGGAGCTACAAGTCCGGATCGTTACTATGCAGGTTCTGCTCTCCCAACTTACACTTTTGCATTTAACCCATCTTACAGATACAAAAATTTTGATGCATCTATGTTAGTAAGAGGTTCCGGAGGAAATAAAATTTACAACAATCTTAACCAAAGATTGAGCATGCTGGAAAATACAGGTAGTTCAAACGTATTAGCCAGTGCTGTTGACAGAGGAATATTTTCTTCTCCTTATGGATCTGATGCATGGTTAGAAGACGGTTCATTCATTCGTTTAGAAAACGTAACTGCAGGATATACTTTCCGTTTTACTGATAAATATGTAGACTCAGTTCGACTTTCGCTTACTGGAAACAACTTACTGTTAATTACAGATTACACAGGTGTTGATCCTGAATTAAATATAAGCGGTAGCGGCGACCCTAATGATAATTTTGGAGGCGATAAAGGAATTTATCCTCGTACCAGAAGTGTTGCATTTGGTTTGACTGTAAAATTTAAATAG
- a CDS encoding FecR family protein: MNSNSEIKSLLEKFVLNQCTPEQINEVVAYYKKNQLTDDFPTVEDIQQLLGEMPKMDQKTADAIFMNILSASKEEETVIEMPERKSNFRKYISIAASIVVLLGIGFFYKQSLADKPAEKEFDFKSSDIVLQLENGETQILSEHNSAQVKDEKGNIIGNQNGDKIVYENSSNPEKLVYNTLKIPYGKKFRLQLSDGTFVHLNSGTTLKYPVKFIAGENRQVYLDGEAYFDVAKDKKHPFIVNADELNVRVLGTHFNVSNYPEDASTDVVLVEGSVGMYKADEEFDALKNTILKPGFKGTFNKGNAAISTKAVITDIYTSWINGGLTFRNMTFKNIITKLERRYNVTIVNKNEKLANEKFNASFGDESIDKVMSYFNDIHGINYTIKNDQILIK; encoded by the coding sequence ATGAATTCAAATTCTGAAATAAAAAGTCTTTTAGAAAAGTTTGTTTTAAACCAATGTACACCCGAACAAATAAACGAGGTCGTGGCTTATTACAAAAAAAATCAGCTTACAGATGATTTTCCAACTGTAGAAGATATTCAACAACTTCTTGGCGAAATGCCAAAAATGGATCAAAAGACTGCCGATGCTATTTTTATGAATATCCTTTCAGCTTCAAAAGAAGAAGAAACTGTGATTGAAATGCCTGAAAGAAAATCAAATTTCAGAAAATATATTTCAATTGCAGCCTCAATTGTGGTTTTACTTGGAATTGGCTTTTTCTATAAACAAAGCCTTGCTGATAAACCGGCTGAAAAAGAATTCGATTTCAAAAGTTCTGACATTGTACTTCAATTAGAAAATGGTGAAACCCAAATTTTATCTGAACACAATTCTGCTCAGGTAAAAGACGAAAAAGGAAACATTATTGGAAATCAAAACGGAGATAAAATCGTTTATGAGAATAGTTCAAATCCTGAAAAACTGGTTTACAATACACTTAAAATTCCGTACGGAAAAAAATTCCGCCTTCAGCTTTCAGACGGAACATTTGTACACTTAAACTCAGGAACAACTTTAAAATATCCGGTAAAGTTTATTGCTGGCGAAAACAGACAGGTTTATCTGGATGGAGAAGCTTATTTTGATGTTGCAAAAGATAAAAAACACCCTTTTATTGTAAATGCCGATGAGTTAAATGTACGTGTTTTAGGAACGCATTTTAATGTGTCAAACTATCCCGAAGATGCTTCTACAGATGTTGTTTTAGTTGAAGGATCAGTTGGAATGTATAAGGCAGATGAAGAATTTGATGCTTTAAAAAACACGATTTTAAAACCGGGTTTTAAAGGAACTTTCAATAAAGGAAATGCTGCAATTTCGACCAAAGCGGTTATCACAGATATTTATACTTCATGGATAAACGGCGGACTTACTTTTAGAAATATGACTTTTAAAAACATTATTACCAAGCTTGAAAGACGCTATAATGTTACAATTGTAAACAAAAACGAAAAACTGGCCAATGAAAAATTCAATGCAAGTTTTGGAGACGAATCTATTGATAAAGTGATGAGTTATTTCAACGACATTCACGGTATTAATTACACGATAAAAAACGATCAAATACTAATTAAATAA